A single window of Fervidicoccus fontis Kam940 DNA harbors:
- a CDS encoding ABC transporter ATP-binding protein — MIEINNISKYFGNVKAIENVSFNVSNGEIVGYVGLNGAGKTTTIRVAVGVLPPDSGDVSIDGFSITRDKRKASEKIGWVPELPIFETDFKALDYFVYLAGYYGLSSSEAKKMGKEMLERFGLENALNMKLSAFSQGMKKRFALAVSMINDPPNFIFDEVLNGLDPQGIAFFRDMAVDFKKRKKAILFSSHILGEVQNIADRVVFIHKGKVIGSYKVDEIINTVKPSIVIKLDKIDDNTVNLLEKYGKVSKQGEYVVISSPSVSSGEVVKVLVEKGLNVLEIKYEERSLEDFFFSLLKSRGE; from the coding sequence TTGATAGAAATAAACAACATAAGCAAATATTTTGGAAATGTGAAAGCTATAGAGAACGTCTCTTTCAATGTAAGTAATGGAGAGATAGTAGGGTATGTCGGATTAAACGGTGCAGGAAAGACGACAACTATCAGGGTAGCCGTCGGCGTTCTCCCCCCTGATTCAGGAGACGTATCAATCGATGGGTTCTCAATTACGAGAGATAAGAGGAAGGCTTCTGAGAAGATCGGTTGGGTTCCAGAGTTGCCCATTTTCGAAACAGACTTTAAAGCTTTAGATTATTTCGTGTACTTGGCAGGTTACTATGGTCTATCTTCAAGTGAGGCAAAGAAAATGGGAAAGGAAATGCTGGAGAGATTTGGACTAGAAAATGCTCTTAACATGAAGCTTTCAGCTTTCTCTCAGGGAATGAAGAAGAGATTTGCACTTGCAGTCTCCATGATAAACGATCCTCCCAATTTCATTTTTGATGAGGTTCTAAATGGGCTTGACCCGCAAGGAATTGCTTTTTTTAGAGATATGGCGGTGGATTTCAAAAAGAGGAAGAAGGCAATATTATTTTCATCGCACATACTTGGAGAGGTTCAGAATATAGCTGACAGGGTAGTTTTCATACATAAAGGCAAGGTTATAGGATCCTACAAAGTTGATGAAATAATAAACACAGTTAAGCCATCAATTGTAATTAAGCTGGATAAAATTGATGACAATACTGTGAACTTACTTGAAAAATACGGAAAAGTATCAAAGCAAGGAGAGTACGTTGTCATTTCTTCTCCATCCGTGAGCTCAGGAGAGGTTGTAAAGGTTTTAGTAGAAAAGGGTCTCAACGTTCTCGAAATAAAGTATGAGGAGAGGAGCCTTGAGGACTTCTTCTTCTCGCTTTTGAAAAGCAGAGGTGAATAA
- a CDS encoding hydantoinase B/oxoprolinase family protein, with the protein MVAWELIYKTTSYIAEEMGISLKRSAFSPNIRERMDHSCAVANEDGKIVAQAEHIPVHLGSFRVGLEKLLFFIQQNGIAIEEGDIIAVNDPYISGTHLNDIMLLAPVFHHGRLIGYVVNKAHHVDVGGPVPGSINPDAKSIYEEGLIIPPIKLVKKGKIDGEALRFIAENVRTPQSVIADLHAQIAADLVGTVRVKEMIEKYGVENVQNSWEKSIEYSRILSLKQIDSWKKGEASAEDCVELDDRDIAIRANVSISSRGVDIDFSGSSKQVAAPLNAVFGVTFAASSYSVRALLEEDVPTNEGFYSIVNVRAEEGSVLNPRKPAPVSGGNLETSQRIVDTVFKALSYILPEKIPAAGSGTMMNVMLGGYIEGGRSWAYYETIGGGTGARPGKDGVSGVHVNMTNTMNTPIEIAERSYPIIFTEYRIREGSGGKGKYRGGDGIIRAFRVLEPAYLAIIGDRFKRGPYGLWGGGSGKPARVQVVRKSGKIEENGSKFKEMLGEGDEVIIETPGGGGMFSEK; encoded by the coding sequence ATGGTAGCCTGGGAGCTTATATATAAAACTACTTCGTATATTGCAGAAGAAATGGGCATTTCTCTTAAGAGATCGGCTTTTTCCCCTAACATAAGGGAGAGGATGGATCATAGCTGCGCTGTAGCGAATGAAGATGGGAAGATCGTTGCTCAGGCCGAGCATATTCCAGTTCACTTAGGTTCGTTTAGGGTTGGACTTGAAAAACTTCTATTTTTTATCCAACAGAATGGCATAGCGATTGAAGAAGGTGATATAATCGCAGTAAACGATCCTTATATTTCTGGGACCCACCTCAACGATATAATGCTACTCGCTCCTGTTTTTCATCACGGAAGGCTCATTGGTTATGTGGTAAATAAGGCTCATCACGTAGATGTAGGCGGACCTGTCCCAGGAAGCATAAATCCTGATGCCAAGAGCATATATGAAGAAGGCCTAATAATACCTCCAATAAAGTTAGTGAAGAAGGGAAAGATTGATGGAGAAGCTTTAAGATTTATAGCGGAAAACGTTAGAACTCCTCAGAGTGTAATAGCGGATCTTCACGCACAAATTGCGGCAGATTTAGTTGGAACTGTAAGAGTAAAGGAGATGATCGAAAAATATGGAGTAGAAAACGTTCAGAATTCATGGGAAAAGTCTATTGAGTATTCAAGGATCCTTTCTCTAAAGCAAATAGATAGCTGGAAGAAGGGAGAGGCGAGCGCTGAGGATTGTGTTGAACTCGATGATAGAGATATTGCGATAAGAGCAAATGTTTCAATAAGCAGCAGAGGGGTTGATATAGATTTCTCAGGCTCCTCTAAGCAAGTTGCTGCACCTCTGAATGCCGTATTTGGAGTAACATTTGCTGCTTCAAGCTATTCAGTTAGAGCTCTCCTTGAAGAGGATGTCCCTACAAATGAGGGTTTTTACTCTATAGTAAATGTGAGGGCTGAAGAGGGAAGCGTACTCAACCCTAGAAAACCCGCTCCAGTTTCTGGGGGTAACTTGGAAACTAGCCAAAGGATTGTAGATACGGTTTTCAAAGCGCTTTCATATATTCTCCCTGAAAAGATTCCAGCAGCAGGCTCAGGAACTATGATGAATGTTATGCTTGGAGGATATATTGAAGGAGGGAGAAGTTGGGCCTATTATGAGACTATAGGTGGCGGTACGGGCGCAAGGCCGGGGAAGGACGGGGTAAGCGGAGTTCATGTTAACATGACAAATACTATGAATACGCCGATAGAGATAGCTGAAAGGAGCTACCCAATAATTTTTACTGAATATAGAATCAGAGAGGGAAGCGGAGGAAAGGGGAAATATAGAGGTGGAGACGGAATAATTAGGGCTTTTAGAGTTTTGGAGCCTGCTTATTTAGCGATAATAGGAGATAGGTTTAAGAGAGGACCATATGGACTGTGGGGAGGAGGTTCAGGAAAGCCTGCAAGAGTTCAAGTAGTGAGAAAAAGCGGAAAGATAGAGGAGAATGGGAGCAAATTTAAGGAGATGCTTGGAGAGGGAGATGAAGTAATTATTGAGACTCCCGGAGGAGGCGGGATGTTTTCTGAAAAATAA
- a CDS encoding hydantoinase/oxoprolinase family protein, which yields MPKVVGIDTGGTFTDFVYIKDDGSIGFFKSLSTPKSPEDAVIEGLKALGSGETVIHATTLGTNAIRGQFGIEIPKLSLVTTRGFKGVIEIGRQNRPKLYDIFFEKPKPLVERDFIFEANERIDAFGRVLEKIREEQIEEIGSKLKEAGVSSVAISFLHSYINPSHEKTAERILSKYVEYVSPSYLVSPEPREYERTSSALVNAALMPIISKYIERLNKRLKELNVKELLVMSSSGGIVDAEEASKRPVQLVESGPAAGVVATAELCRMMGINKAISFDMGGTTAKAGTIVNYEFEITSEYEVGGESNHGRMIKGSGYSVRFPFIDLAEVSAGGGTIIWRDDAGALRIGPKSAGADPGPACYDRGGKYPTLTDANLVLGRIGESLLGGKMKIRKDLAIKALSSLGEPVEIANRSIKLADLEMARAIRLVTVERGIDPEEFVLFAFGGAGPQFAAELANEIGIKKIVIPPHPGVFSALGLLMADWRFEDRTAFPKDIEMAYRNMEEKLLKKVGRVDYFIRYADVRYVGQGWELTVPVGSPVDIKEIKKTFNKKHFSTYGFMLESDIEVVLARVFAVSKREKPLFSAPKIRASGRAKGYRKVYMNGEWIETPIYCRYSLDEGFKAEGPLLIDEYDTTTFVPSGWRVSVGAFSELILERM from the coding sequence TTGCCAAAAGTCGTCGGAATAGATACTGGCGGAACATTTACGGATTTTGTGTATATAAAGGATGACGGATCTATAGGTTTCTTCAAATCTTTATCTACTCCAAAAAGCCCAGAAGATGCTGTTATAGAGGGATTAAAAGCTTTGGGCAGTGGAGAAACAGTAATACATGCTACTACTTTGGGTACAAATGCCATCAGAGGGCAGTTTGGAATAGAGATTCCCAAACTCTCTCTAGTTACTACAAGGGGATTTAAGGGAGTAATTGAGATAGGGAGGCAGAACAGACCAAAACTCTACGATATATTTTTCGAAAAGCCTAAGCCTCTTGTTGAAAGAGATTTTATATTTGAGGCAAATGAGAGGATAGATGCATTCGGCAGGGTGCTCGAGAAAATTAGGGAGGAGCAAATCGAAGAGATAGGATCAAAATTGAAGGAAGCGGGTGTCTCTTCAGTGGCAATTTCTTTCCTCCATTCTTACATAAATCCATCACACGAGAAGACGGCTGAAAGGATCTTAAGCAAATATGTAGAATATGTCTCCCCATCTTATCTCGTATCACCCGAGCCCAGAGAGTATGAAAGGACTTCTTCCGCTTTGGTGAATGCTGCTCTAATGCCAATAATTTCTAAGTATATTGAAAGGCTCAATAAGAGGCTGAAAGAGCTTAACGTAAAGGAGCTTTTGGTTATGTCTAGCTCAGGAGGTATTGTAGATGCAGAGGAGGCCAGTAAGAGGCCTGTCCAGCTTGTCGAGAGCGGACCTGCTGCTGGGGTCGTTGCTACAGCAGAGCTTTGCAGGATGATGGGTATCAATAAGGCTATAAGCTTTGACATGGGGGGTACTACTGCTAAGGCAGGGACTATAGTTAATTACGAGTTCGAAATAACAAGCGAATATGAGGTGGGAGGAGAGAGCAACCATGGAAGAATGATTAAGGGCTCAGGGTACTCGGTTCGATTTCCATTTATAGACTTAGCTGAAGTTTCAGCGGGCGGAGGAACAATAATATGGAGGGATGATGCAGGAGCGCTTAGAATTGGACCAAAGAGCGCAGGTGCTGACCCTGGTCCTGCCTGCTATGATAGGGGTGGCAAGTACCCAACTCTCACAGATGCAAATCTTGTTCTTGGAAGGATAGGGGAAAGCCTCTTGGGTGGCAAAATGAAGATCCGGAAAGATCTGGCTATCAAGGCTCTCTCATCTTTAGGAGAACCTGTAGAGATAGCTAACAGATCAATAAAGCTTGCAGACCTTGAAATGGCCAGAGCTATAAGGCTCGTAACTGTTGAGAGGGGGATAGATCCAGAAGAATTCGTTTTATTTGCCTTCGGCGGTGCAGGTCCCCAGTTTGCAGCTGAGCTTGCCAACGAGATAGGAATAAAGAAAATCGTTATACCTCCGCATCCTGGAGTCTTCAGTGCTTTAGGACTTCTAATGGCAGATTGGAGATTTGAGGATAGGACAGCATTTCCAAAAGACATTGAAATGGCCTATAGAAATATGGAGGAAAAGCTTTTAAAGAAGGTTGGAAGAGTCGATTACTTTATTAGGTATGCCGATGTGAGATATGTAGGACAGGGATGGGAGCTCACCGTTCCAGTTGGAAGTCCCGTAGATATTAAGGAGATAAAAAAGACCTTTAATAAAAAGCACTTCTCAACTTATGGATTTATGCTTGAAAGTGATATAGAGGTTGTACTGGCAAGAGTCTTTGCAGTTTCAAAGAGGGAGAAACCTTTGTTCTCAGCCCCTAAGATTAGAGCGTCTGGAAGGGCAAAAGGATACAGAAAAGTTTACATGAATGGGGAATGGATCGAAACCCCAATATATTGCAGGTATTCATTGGATGAAGGCTTTAAAGCTGAAGGGCCGTTGCTAATAGATGAATATGATACGACGACATTTGTACCTTCAGGGTGGAGGGTATCTGTTGGCGCTTTTTCAGAGCTCATATTGGAGAGGATGTAG
- a CDS encoding dihydrodipicolinate synthase family protein produces the protein MRPKFYGVITPFITPFKEDLSLDLDSARWLARYQAEGGVHGIFPNSTTGEFVHLSKEEAVKLTGTVLEEVGGKVWIIPGISANSTEDSISLGRIFKNMGVSGTIITPPFFFKVSGERLKLHFSMVAERVDLPIIIYNIPSATGINIPISLYRELSEEYSNIVGAKVTYENFTYLRGLIQEVKSVREDFSILVGFDDMLLPNLMMGGDGGIMALANAAPKIHRNVYDFWREGSFEKALEWWKKLLELTKVYDISTSFPTAVKTLLSVMGSPVKPYVRPPLTPERDEVVQKVRKIAESLGLKI, from the coding sequence GTGAGACCAAAGTTTTATGGAGTTATTACTCCATTTATAACTCCTTTTAAAGAGGATCTTTCCCTAGATTTGGATTCTGCTAGATGGCTCGCAAGGTATCAGGCAGAAGGAGGTGTTCACGGAATCTTTCCAAACAGCACTACTGGAGAATTTGTTCACCTTTCAAAAGAGGAAGCTGTAAAATTGACAGGCACGGTACTAGAAGAGGTAGGCGGGAAGGTCTGGATAATTCCAGGCATAAGCGCAAATAGCACTGAAGATAGCATATCGCTCGGAAGGATTTTTAAGAATATGGGAGTTTCTGGAACGATCATCACTCCGCCATTTTTCTTTAAAGTTTCTGGAGAGAGGCTGAAGCTTCACTTCTCGATGGTAGCTGAAAGAGTAGACCTACCTATTATAATTTACAACATTCCTAGCGCAACTGGAATAAATATCCCAATATCGCTCTACAGGGAGCTTTCGGAGGAGTACAGCAATATAGTAGGGGCTAAGGTGACGTATGAGAACTTCACATACCTCAGGGGGCTGATCCAGGAAGTGAAGTCAGTGAGAGAAGATTTCTCAATTCTTGTAGGATTTGACGACATGCTTTTACCGAACTTAATGATGGGCGGGGATGGAGGAATAATGGCTTTAGCCAATGCGGCACCTAAGATTCATAGGAATGTGTACGACTTTTGGAGAGAGGGAAGTTTTGAAAAGGCATTGGAATGGTGGAAAAAGTTGCTTGAGCTCACTAAGGTCTACGACATTTCCACATCTTTTCCAACAGCTGTGAAAACGCTTCTAAGTGTAATGGGATCGCCAGTAAAGCCCTACGTTAGACCTCCTTTAACTCCTGAGAGAGATGAAGTTGTTCAAAAAGTAAGAAAAATAGCGGAGAGCTTGGGCTTGAAAATTTAA
- a CDS encoding aldehyde ferredoxin oxidoreductase family protein: MIGGFHGKILKVDLSTGTIKTLELSEEMAKSFVGGSGLAAALLYDILTRDLDPLSPDSPLLFITGSFTGSKVPSSSRYAICAKSPLTGLWGESTAGGHFPASLKLSGYDGILFVGRSSKPVYLFVHNGEAEIKDASDLWGLTTYETQEAIRDELGRDVKVASIGPAGENMVKFAAVINDEGKAAGRTGMGAVMGSKNLKAVAVYGNMEPPIADPKTFSELLPKAIAEIESNPTTHMSRLYGTLDYVAAGMSYGDVPTKYYQDSIFPAYKLNGKALREKYYVKPIACTGCPIACGKEIEFGKYGLEKADTLEYETAAAFGPLCGIDDLDALIYINYLCNAYGMDTISAGASVAFAMNAYEKGKLTKEKLGGLEAKWGDKDVAIELVHMIANRKSIGGILAEGTKVAASKLGIEDGEVAVVKGLEIPMHDPRAFSMQALTYATSTRGACHMRPDYFTVEIGQEIPELGIRQTDRFASNPEKVESFIKFQNVREVYDSLILCKFSANSLTTISKFYSAITGVKVEPKEFNVLGERIYNIKRSINLRLGMRKEDEKLPKIILRSIKRGGTQGNVPNIEEMLRHYYAMRKIDPVTGKPMKEKLEELGLLKQAKDLWG, encoded by the coding sequence ATGATAGGAGGATTTCATGGAAAAATACTTAAAGTCGATCTGAGCACAGGCACAATTAAAACGCTCGAACTAAGCGAAGAAATGGCAAAGAGCTTTGTAGGAGGCTCAGGGCTTGCAGCAGCACTGCTTTATGACATCCTTACCAGAGATCTGGATCCGCTTTCTCCTGATTCGCCGCTCCTCTTTATAACAGGTTCATTTACTGGAAGTAAAGTTCCCTCATCTAGCAGATACGCTATCTGTGCAAAATCCCCGCTTACTGGGCTGTGGGGAGAGTCGACTGCAGGGGGACATTTTCCTGCATCCTTAAAGCTGAGCGGCTACGACGGAATACTATTTGTGGGAAGATCCAGCAAGCCTGTATACCTATTTGTCCATAACGGAGAGGCAGAAATAAAGGACGCATCCGACCTGTGGGGACTAACTACGTATGAGACTCAAGAAGCGATAAGGGATGAGCTCGGCAGGGATGTTAAGGTGGCATCTATAGGACCTGCAGGGGAAAATATGGTCAAATTTGCAGCAGTAATCAATGACGAGGGAAAAGCTGCTGGGAGGACAGGAATGGGGGCAGTTATGGGATCGAAGAATCTTAAGGCTGTAGCAGTATACGGGAACATGGAGCCGCCGATTGCGGATCCCAAGACATTTTCTGAGCTCCTGCCTAAAGCAATAGCAGAAATTGAGTCAAACCCCACAACCCATATGTCTCGCCTTTACGGTACTTTAGATTATGTCGCAGCCGGAATGTCCTATGGAGACGTCCCTACTAAATACTACCAGGATTCAATATTTCCAGCATACAAACTTAATGGGAAGGCCCTAAGAGAGAAATATTATGTGAAGCCAATCGCATGCACGGGATGCCCGATCGCGTGCGGCAAGGAAATTGAGTTCGGTAAATATGGCTTAGAAAAGGCTGATACTTTAGAGTATGAGACCGCTGCGGCTTTTGGTCCTCTATGCGGTATTGATGATTTAGATGCATTGATATATATAAACTACCTCTGCAATGCCTATGGGATGGACACAATTTCCGCAGGAGCATCCGTAGCTTTTGCGATGAATGCATATGAAAAGGGGAAGCTCACCAAGGAAAAGCTAGGAGGATTGGAAGCTAAATGGGGAGATAAGGATGTAGCTATAGAGCTTGTTCACATGATAGCAAATAGAAAGAGCATTGGAGGGATTCTCGCAGAGGGAACGAAAGTTGCTGCAAGTAAGCTGGGCATAGAAGATGGAGAAGTAGCTGTTGTAAAGGGGCTTGAAATACCTATGCATGATCCCAGGGCTTTTTCGATGCAAGCATTAACATACGCAACAAGCACTAGAGGAGCGTGTCACATGAGACCTGATTACTTTACTGTTGAGATTGGACAGGAGATACCTGAGCTCGGAATCAGGCAGACAGATAGGTTTGCTTCCAATCCAGAGAAGGTGGAGTCTTTTATAAAGTTCCAAAATGTTAGAGAAGTTTACGACTCGCTTATACTATGTAAGTTCTCCGCAAATTCTCTTACAACGATATCAAAATTCTATTCAGCAATAACTGGAGTGAAGGTTGAGCCTAAAGAGTTCAATGTATTGGGTGAGAGGATCTACAATATAAAGAGAAGCATAAACCTGAGACTTGGAATGAGAAAAGAAGATGAAAAGCTTCCAAAAATAATCCTCAGGTCCATAAAAAGAGGAGGGACTCAGGGGAATGTCCCGAATATTGAGGAAATGCTGAGGCATTATTATGCTATGAGAAAAATCGATCCTGTTACTGGAAAGCCTATGAAAGAAAAGCTTGAAGAGCTGGGGCTTTTAAAGCAAGCTAAAGACCTCTGGGGGTAA
- a CDS encoding iron-containing alcohol dehydrogenase — protein sequence MSNWYLYKPVVRQYLQFAYSPEGRTLITTFISPRIFMGLAATPMFASSVSSALKKKRAFIVTDPYIKPMAFGVGRVLQSFGFNTTVWDKVVPEPPISTLKPCAQAMEQFDADLIVAVGGGSAIDTSKVAWALYERPDIDFKLINPMAPLGLRNKALFAAIPTTSGTGSEATSAAVITDESYSPPRKFSVVHPELVPDFAVLDPSFVVGLPPKLTLGTALDAFAHAVDSYLTHSSFEMTDFLAIGAIKLIMRWLPRVLSHSDDIEARLKIHEAATMAGLAFSNGGIALTHSLGHSLGKVFSIHHGFAVGVFIPYVIGFYAEVSDKYTELAKELGVNEEPLQKALVLKFLDFFKQVKAPLTLKDLGVDEAKLREKLDVLAEYAYEDICTPMSPRPISIEEVKELFLNALKGEYGW from the coding sequence ATGTCGAATTGGTATCTATATAAACCAGTTGTTAGACAATATTTACAGTTTGCATATTCCCCAGAAGGTAGAACGCTAATAACGACGTTCATTTCTCCAAGAATATTTATGGGCCTCGCCGCCACTCCTATGTTCGCGTCGAGTGTTTCATCAGCTTTAAAAAAGAAAAGAGCGTTCATCGTGACCGATCCGTATATTAAGCCCATGGCATTTGGAGTAGGCAGGGTTCTTCAATCATTTGGATTCAATACCACCGTATGGGATAAGGTCGTTCCAGAACCCCCCATATCTACGCTTAAGCCTTGTGCTCAAGCTATGGAACAGTTTGATGCAGATTTAATTGTCGCTGTTGGCGGCGGGAGCGCTATTGACACCTCAAAGGTTGCATGGGCACTTTATGAAAGACCAGATATTGATTTTAAGCTTATAAACCCTATGGCCCCTCTCGGATTAAGAAATAAAGCTCTCTTTGCAGCAATTCCTACGACAAGCGGAACAGGTTCCGAGGCAACTTCTGCAGCAGTGATCACCGATGAGTCTTATTCCCCACCTAGAAAGTTCTCAGTCGTCCATCCAGAGCTCGTTCCAGATTTTGCAGTCCTTGATCCCTCTTTTGTCGTGGGGCTTCCTCCAAAGCTTACATTAGGAACCGCACTTGATGCATTTGCTCATGCTGTAGATAGCTACTTAACCCATTCTTCATTTGAAATGACCGATTTCTTAGCGATAGGCGCCATAAAGTTGATTATGAGATGGCTTCCGAGAGTTCTTTCGCATTCAGATGATATAGAGGCTAGACTGAAAATCCATGAGGCTGCTACGATGGCAGGATTAGCTTTTAGCAATGGAGGAATAGCACTCACTCACAGCTTGGGTCATTCGTTGGGAAAAGTCTTCTCAATACATCATGGCTTCGCAGTTGGAGTCTTCATACCGTATGTCATTGGCTTTTACGCTGAGGTCTCTGATAAATATACAGAACTTGCAAAGGAGCTTGGGGTGAATGAAGAGCCGCTGCAAAAAGCACTTGTTTTAAAGTTCTTGGACTTCTTCAAGCAGGTCAAAGCTCCATTAACTCTAAAGGATCTAGGAGTGGATGAGGCAAAGCTCAGAGAAAAGCTCGATGTATTGGCAGAATACGCATATGAAGATATATGCACTCCAATGTCTCCAAGGCCTATTTCTATTGAGGAAGTTAAAGAGCTGTTTCTTAACGCATTAAAAGGAGAGTATGGGTGGTAA
- a CDS encoding MBL fold metallo-hydrolase — protein sequence MEVFLIKGMCNTYLTSEGILIDAGAKPSDVLLIAKEHGISIKYVLITHYHYDHIKYASEIAERTKAKVVAPEAEADIIEGSARPKFPSLSLRIMSLFATIKPVKVDIKVKDGDEVAGMKAVAAPGHTPGSTAYVSGDIMFSGDAIESDNGKPSLPPRKFTLDQIMAEKSMKKLLELRPKIIYPGHGRPITMQ from the coding sequence TTGGAAGTATTTTTGATAAAAGGAATGTGTAATACCTATCTTACAAGCGAGGGTATTCTAATCGATGCAGGTGCTAAGCCTTCCGATGTACTCTTAATTGCAAAAGAGCATGGGATCTCAATAAAATATGTTTTGATAACTCATTATCACTATGATCACATTAAGTATGCATCTGAGATAGCTGAGAGGACAAAAGCAAAAGTAGTAGCTCCGGAAGCTGAGGCTGACATTATAGAAGGAAGTGCAAGGCCTAAATTTCCGAGCCTGTCTCTAAGAATAATGTCCTTATTTGCGACCATTAAGCCTGTTAAAGTCGACATTAAAGTTAAGGATGGAGATGAAGTAGCTGGCATGAAAGCTGTCGCAGCTCCAGGTCATACGCCAGGAAGCACTGCTTACGTTTCTGGAGATATTATGTTTTCAGGTGATGCAATTGAAAGCGATAATGGAAAACCATCCCTTCCTCCAAGAAAGTTTACCCTTGATCAAATAATGGCAGAGAAGAGCATGAAGAAGTTGCTTGAGCTTAGGCCTAAAATTATATATCCAGGTCACGGAAGACCTATAACAATGCAATAG
- a CDS encoding type 1 glutamine amidotransferase domain-containing protein produces the protein MKRKALILIGPEFEDIEALYPYYRLIEAGFDVTVAAPFSGEVEGKHGYRMNSKAIKDINPDDFDILVLPGGRGPERIRVSARDDAVRIVKSFYDSGKPIAAICHGPQLLLSAGIVKDIKLTSYPGIADDLKAGGAEWLNEKVVVHGNIITSRLPEDLPYWMEALLKALSNS, from the coding sequence ATGAAGAGGAAAGCCCTAATTCTTATAGGACCTGAGTTTGAAGATATTGAAGCATTATATCCTTATTATCGCTTAATTGAAGCCGGATTTGATGTAACAGTAGCTGCGCCTTTCAGCGGTGAAGTAGAAGGCAAGCATGGATATAGAATGAATTCTAAAGCAATAAAAGACATAAACCCTGATGACTTCGATATTCTCGTCCTTCCTGGAGGAAGAGGACCTGAAAGGATAAGAGTTTCAGCAAGAGATGACGCTGTAAGAATTGTGAAGAGCTTTTATGATTCTGGAAAGCCTATTGCAGCAATTTGCCACGGACCTCAACTCCTCTTGTCTGCAGGAATCGTGAAAGATATCAAGCTTACAAGCTATCCAGGGATTGCAGACGACCTAAAAGCTGGAGGCGCTGAGTGGTTAAATGAAAAGGTTGTTGTTCATGGAAATATAATTACATCGAGGCTTCCAGAAGATCTTCCTTATTGGATGGAAGCATTACTGAAGGCGCTCAGCAATTCCTGA
- a CDS encoding DUF4234 domain-containing protein, with protein sequence MSSEKERVEALLKKVEEISQESKKSDYKMPVILPFLPAILYFVAVILLAIGMLYSSPSIEYPYSSYSYLQESSHSFNDSVFSSLLILFGFLVIIISIFINFYVIYKWVKRRNDHFLRNMSFYENIAEITNLLKFKRVYSIKSRLNELKDINNNIKSAIVNSILIIVPFYILYVYHFINKDFVKHSQKERLLLSEVIDEIREKVPLFTRRIEEFAEVPDRSTLLYVILYFITCGLFGIYWVYTLTNDPNRHFESHQIIEKELITALKEILSKQ encoded by the coding sequence ATGTCTTCTGAAAAAGAAAGAGTTGAAGCTCTTTTAAAAAAAGTTGAAGAAATTTCCCAAGAATCGAAAAAATCCGACTACAAGATGCCGGTAATTCTTCCTTTCCTCCCTGCAATATTATATTTCGTTGCAGTAATATTGTTAGCTATTGGAATGCTTTATTCCTCTCCGAGCATAGAATATCCATATTCTTCATATTCATATCTTCAGGAAAGCTCGCATAGTTTCAATGATTCTGTTTTCTCTTCTTTATTAATACTATTCGGATTTTTGGTAATAATTATTTCCATATTCATCAACTTCTACGTTATATATAAATGGGTTAAAAGAAGAAATGATCACTTCCTCAGAAATATGTCTTTCTATGAGAATATTGCAGAAATAACGAATCTTTTAAAGTTCAAGAGAGTATATTCAATTAAATCCAGACTAAATGAGCTGAAAGATATCAACAATAATATAAAAAGTGCTATTGTCAATTCGATATTAATAATTGTTCCGTTCTATATCTTATATGTTTATCACTTCATCAATAAAGACTTCGTAAAGCATTCTCAGAAGGAAAGGCTTCTTTTAAGCGAAGTTATAGATGAAATTAGGGAAAAAGTCCCTTTATTTACAAGAAGAATAGAAGAATTTGCTGAAGTTCCAGACAGAAGCACGCTTTTATACGTAATTCTTTACTTTATTACCTGCGGACTTTTCGGCATATATTGGGTCTACACGCTTACAAACGATCCAAACAGACATTTTGAAAGCCACCAAATTATAGAGAAAGAGCTGATCACAGCACTGAAGGAAATTTTATCAAAACAGTAA
- a CDS encoding DUF4870 domain-containing protein codes for MEKEKGNIWYIFAYILTWLSGIIVFITEGQKDKRLKFHSLQSIFLGILGTIIDLVFFFIPFLGPFLLFLVWLYGMYIAFKAYSGVDVKVPVLGDYAAKYSEYTP; via the coding sequence ATGGAAAAAGAAAAGGGCAATATATGGTATATCTTTGCATATATATTGACCTGGTTATCAGGCATAATAGTATTCATTACCGAGGGACAGAAGGATAAAAGGCTCAAGTTTCACTCCCTGCAGTCGATTTTCCTCGGAATATTAGGCACAATAATAGATTTGGTATTTTTCTTCATACCTTTCCTCGGACCTTTCCTGCTCTTTCTGGTTTGGCTGTACGGGATGTACATAGCTTTTAAAGCATACAGTGGAGTGGACGTCAAAGTTCCAGTCCTCGGAGACTATGCAGCGAAGTATTCTGAATACACTCCTTAG